The Muntiacus reevesi chromosome 7, mMunRee1.1, whole genome shotgun sequence genome includes a region encoding these proteins:
- the LOC136171782 gene encoding glycine cleavage system H protein, mitochondrial yields the protein MALQAVRSVRAAVGSLRAISAPSAPCSPRPWGLRAGAVRALRTGPALLSVRKFTEKHEWVTTENGVGTVGISNFAQEALGDVVYCSLPEVGTKLNKQEEFGALESVKAASELYSPLSGEVTEINTALAENPGLVNKSCYEDGWLIKMTFSNPSELDELMSEEAYEKYIKSIEE from the coding sequence ATGGCGCTGCAAGCGGTGCGGAGCGTGCGGGCCGCGGTCGGCAGTCTGCGCGCCATCTCGGCACCCAGCGCGCCCTGCTCGCCGCGGCCATGGGGACTGCGGGCGGGTGCCGTCCGGGCACTGCGCACCGGCCCTGCTCTGCTGTCGGTGCggaaattcacagaaaaacaCGAATGGGTAACAACAGAAAACGGTGTTGGAACAGTGGGAATCAGCAATTTTGCACAGGAAGCTTTGGGAGATGTTGTTTACTGTAGTCTGCCTGAAGTTGGGACAAAGTTGAACAAACAAGAGGAGTTTGGTGCTTTGGAAAGTGTGAAAGCTGCTAGTGAACTCTATTCCCCTCTATCAGGAGAAGTAACTGAAATTAATACAGCTCTAGCAGAAAATCCAGGACTTGTCAACAAGTCTTGTTATGAAGATGGTTGGCTGATCAAGATGACATTCAGTAACCCTTCAGAACTAGATGAACTAATGAGTgaagaagcatatgaaaaatacataaaatctatTGAGGAATGA